GTCGTGCAGGCGTTCTACATCCCCTCCGGATCGATGGAACCGACCCTGCAGGTGGGCGACCGCATCCTGGTCGGGAAGTTCACCTACCGTTTCGAGGAGATCCGGCGCGGTGACGTCATCGTCTTCCACTACCCGTTGAACCCCGGCAAGGACTTCGTCAAGCGCGTGGTCGGCCTGAGCGGCGAGACGGTCGAGCTGCGCGACGGCATGGTGCTGATCAACGGCACGCCCATCAGGGAGCTGTACCCCACCGCCCTGGCCGAGGGCGATCGGGCCTGCACGAGCAACTACGGCCCGCAGAAGGTCCCCCGGGGAGAGCTGTTCGTGCTGGGGGACAACCGCTGCAACAGCGAGGACAGCCGCTTCTTCGGCTTCGTGCCCAGATCAAACGTCGTGGGCAAGGCGCTGTTCATCTACTGGCCCCCGCAGCGGCTCGGCCTGGTGCACTAAGTAAAGTCAAGGCGCAAGAGATTCTCTTGAGATCCTTGGGACCGGCGGATATGCCTCGCCCGGTACGAGGCGGGCCGGGCTGCGGCGGCGCAGGTCGTCGAGGAGGGGCGGCGGCCGGCGTGACGGTGAGCGCGGTGGACATCGTGACGCTCTCTCGCATCGCGCTGATTCCCGGGCTCTACACGACTGCCGCCGTGGGGAAGGATGAGGTCTTTGTCGCGCTCTTCATCGTCGCGGCCGGGACGGATGTGGCGGATGGGTGGCTCGCCCGGCGGTTGGGGCGGACAGATGGGTGGGGTCGGCGCTTCGACTCGCTGGCCGACGCCCTATTCTACTACTCCATCCCTGTCTGGTTCTGGTCCCGGCGGCCGGAGATCGTCAGGCAGTGGTTCCCGTGGGTGCTGGTTCCATTGCCCCTGTTCCTGGCGGGCGTGGCGTTCAAGATCTTCAGGCGGCGGATCATCGCCGCCCTGCATCTCCCGACCACCCGGGCAGCCGGCGCGGCGACCGTGGTGTACCTGCTCTGGGCTCTCCTGGGGATGCCGCCAGTACTCGCAACGAGACTCCTCACGGTGGTGCTGGCCGCGGCGGCGTTGGTGGAACTGGTGGTGGTCCTGGAGTAGTCGTCCCAGCATCTACTCGCCGCCGACAACGCCCTGCCCGGCAGCCGGCTCACCCTGCAGTCCCACCGGCACTTGCACGCTGGTTCGCCGAATCAGGCGGGTGGGAAGTACGGCGATGCGCCGGAGACGTTCGGCCGTGATCGACGGAGGACCGCCCGCTCCTGCTCCGGAATTCTCCCGCGGGTGCGTCCATGGCCGCTCCGTTGCGTCCTGCCGATCTCCGCGCGCTTTCCGTCGCCGAGATCGCCCTTCGCCTGCGCGCCCTGCCGGTGCTCAACGGTGCGGTGCTCCGGGCCCTGGCCCGCGATCCCCGGACCGGCGTGCGGCAGCTGGCGGCCCGTTACCGCCGGCGGCAGGCCGGGCGGCTTCGGGAGGACGCCCGCCTGGCGGGGCTGCGGACGATCGAGGGACG
This Armatimonadota bacterium DNA region includes the following protein-coding sequences:
- the lepB gene encoding signal peptidase I, with amino-acid sequence MELLDRLPLSIPTLILLLAGVLIVARLAIKRAYAIPPAWRSSVVETLDASIFAALLSLLIITFVVQAFYIPSGSMEPTLQVGDRILVGKFTYRFEEIRRGDVIVFHYPLNPGKDFVKRVVGLSGETVELRDGMVLINGTPIRELYPTALAEGDRACTSNYGPQKVPRGELFVLGDNRCNSEDSRFFGFVPRSNVVGKALFIYWPPQRLGLVH
- a CDS encoding CDP-alcohol phosphatidyltransferase family protein, with amino-acid sequence MTVSAVDIVTLSRIALIPGLYTTAAVGKDEVFVALFIVAAGTDVADGWLARRLGRTDGWGRRFDSLADALFYYSIPVWFWSRRPEIVRQWFPWVLVPLPLFLAGVAFKIFRRRIIAALHLPTTRAAGAATVVYLLWALLGMPPVLATRLLTVVLAAAALVELVVVLE